The genomic region GATACACCAAATTACAAAACAATTGATGTGAAATTTAAGGATTACCTGGAAAGTTCCATTAATCATAGTTTAATCGGTCAACGCACAGACACTCGACACTTTGAAATTAGTGGAAAGTCTATGTTCGATACTAATCTAGTTGCCAAAGACACATTCCAATATAATCATAATGGGAACGGTGTTGATATGGATAAAGAAATGGCAGACATGGCAACAAACCAGATTTATTTTCAATCACTAACGGAACAATTAAACCATCAATTCAGGAATCTTCAGACAGTGATTAAAGGAGGTAAATAAGCATGTCGATATTTAATTCAATGAATACGACCGCTTCAGCGTTAACGGCTCAACGATTGAGGATGGATGTCATTTCATCGAATATGGCCAATGTCGATACAACTAGAGGTAAACTAGTTGACGGAGAGTGGCAACCATATCAAAGAAAATCAGTCGTACTACAGCCGAAAGATACTCCGTTTTCTTCTTTTTTATCTTCAGCAATGAAAGGTAAACTAAATAACGGTGGAGTTGAAGTATCGAAAATAGTGGAAGATACCGAAACGCCAAATAAATTAGTTTATGACCCAACTCATCCTGATGCAAATCAAGAAGGGTATGTAAGTATGCCGAATGTTGATCCGTTAAGAGAGATGACAGATTTAATATCAGCAACTCGTTCATATGAAGCCAATGTGACTGTGTTTAACGCAAACAAGTCACTACTAACAAAATCATTAGAAATTGGTAGATAAGGAGTATATAAAATGGCCTTCAGTAATATTGATTCGATAAACCAGATTATTTTAAGTCCGTCGTCTGAAAAAAAAATAAAAACTACCCCAAACGAAGCTCATACGAATTTTGCTGAATTTTTAACGCAATCGTTAAATGAAGTAAATGAGTTAGAAATGAAATCTCATGAGCTAACTGAAAAGGTTGTAAAAGGTGAAGAGGTAGACTTACACCAAGTTATGATAGCGGCACAAAAGGCGAGTATTAGTTTGCAGACAACAGTAGAGATTCGAAATAAAGTTGTAGAATCCTATAAAGAAATCATGAGAATGCAAATGTAATAGTTGAGGTTATTTGCTGCCAAAACAACAGAATAACCGGGGGATTTTTATGAATGACACATTAATAAAGATTAGAGAAAAAACAACAGCCTTCTGGGCTTCGAAAACGAACAAGCAAAAATGGATGATGGGAATTATCGTAGTATTAGCTATAGTCATCATCGCAGTTGTTAGTTATTTTGCATCAAAAACAACGCTCGAACCACTATATAGTAATTTAACTCCTTCTGAAACAGGTTCGATTAAAGAGAATTTAGATGCACGAGGAATTAGTTCTCAAATTGCTGAAGGCGGATCAACGATAATGGTAC from Bacillus spongiae harbors:
- the flgB gene encoding flagellar basal body rod protein FlgB; this encodes MKTLKLFSDTFNVIERGLDYSSLKQKAISHNIANVDTPNYKTIDVKFKDYLESSINHSLIGQRTDTRHFEISGKSMFDTNLVAKDTFQYNHNGNGVDMDKEMADMATNQIYFQSLTEQLNHQFRNLQTVIKGGK
- the flgC gene encoding flagellar basal body rod protein FlgC; its protein translation is MSIFNSMNTTASALTAQRLRMDVISSNMANVDTTRGKLVDGEWQPYQRKSVVLQPKDTPFSSFLSSAMKGKLNNGGVEVSKIVEDTETPNKLVYDPTHPDANQEGYVSMPNVDPLREMTDLISATRSYEANVTVFNANKSLLTKSLEIGR
- the fliE gene encoding flagellar hook-basal body complex protein FliE, which codes for MAFSNIDSINQIILSPSSEKKIKTTPNEAHTNFAEFLTQSLNEVNELEMKSHELTEKVVKGEEVDLHQVMIAAQKASISLQTTVEIRNKVVESYKEIMRMQM